Proteins encoded by one window of Glycine soja cultivar W05 chromosome 15, ASM419377v2, whole genome shotgun sequence:
- the LOC114385744 gene encoding uncharacterized protein LOC114385744 isoform X5 — protein sequence MENRGSDDDENGNGCPCPVKLCDCLEELVRFTLNSNSHHLNLSSQFFSNLLKDDATHPSSSHSLSQPNDSLEGVPPYPLYKRFSSALLKCMDSETFCRTGANLAMTDEFEDSSMQQKRNEWHRLIVEKGFEIENILKSVSFEFHVQEPFFSQLNDGLKTIEGRCATGKYNRIKSGNLILFNKSVVFEVQGVRRYPTFFAMLEAESLGKVLPGVESSEEGVKVYRRFYTEEKEQANGVLAIVVSKFTPQPYDSLARLFCELSYEGVQSLLGLMHTTGTIPNALPPPISTLLASFNLPCNPNENGLTDGARALAKHACRSSSGYWGSLNGNVVFEIRVANGYGARWTEDGSKFIGFLEPYMQDGHSKRWKH from the exons ATGGAAAACAGAGGTAGTGATGACGATGAAAATGGTAATGGGTGTCCGTGTCCGGTGAAGCTGTGTGATTGTTTAGAGGAACTTGTGAGGTTCACTCTGAACTCTAACTCTCACCATCTCAATCTTTCTTCCCAGTTTTTCTCCAACCTTCTCAAAGATGACGCAACGCACCCATCTTCTTCACACTCACTATCACAACCAAACG ATTCTTTGGAAGGAGTGCCACCCTATCCCTTATACAAGCGCTTTTCTTCAGCTCTGTTGAAGTGTATGGATTCTGAAACATTTTGTAGGACAGGCGCCAATTTAGCCATGACCGATGAATTTGAAGATTCTTCCATGCAGCAGAAGCGTAATGAGTGGCACAGATTGATTGTGGAGAAGGGGTTTGAAATAGAGAAT ATTTTGAAGAGTGTTTCCTTTGAATTCCATGTCCAAGAGCCTTTCTTTTCACAGCTAAATG ATGGCCTAAAAACAATTGAAGGGAGGTGTGCCACTGGGAAATACAAtag GATCAAATCAGGAAATCTAATTCTCTTTAATAAGTCGGTGGTGTTTGAAGTTCAG GGAGTAAGACGGTATCCTACATTCTTTGCCATGTTGGAGGCAGAAAGCCTTGGAAAAGTTCTTCCTGGAGTTGAAAGTAGTGAAGAAG GTGTAAAAGTCTACCGGAGATTTTACACAGAGGAGAAGGAACAAGCAAATGGTGTCCTTGCAATCGTTGTTTCAAAATTCACCCCTCAACCATACGATTCTTTGGCTAGATTATTCTGT gaattgAGCTATGAGGGTGTTCAAAGCCTTCTAGGTCTCATGCATACCACAGGGACAATTCCTAATGCACTTCCTCCACCAATATCAACTCTATTAGCATCATTTAATTTGCCATGCAATCCAAAT GAAAATGGCTTGACTGATGGAGCTCGTGCATTGGCCAAGCATGCTTGTAGGAGTAGCAGTGGTTATTGGGGTTCTCTGAATGGAAAtg TTGTCTTTGAAATAAGGGTTGCTAATGGATATGGTGCACGCTGGACAGAAGATGGAAGTAAG TTTATTGGATTTTTAGAACCCTACATGCAAGATGGGCACTCAAAGCGATGGAAGCACTAG
- the LOC114385744 gene encoding uncharacterized protein LOC114385744 isoform X3, whose amino-acid sequence MENRGSDDDENGNGCPCPVKLCDCLEELVRFTLNSNSHHLNLSSQFFSNLLKDDATHPSSSHSLSQPNDSLEGVPPYPLYKRFSSALLKCMDSETFCRTGANLAMTDEFEDSSMQQKRNEWHRLIVEKGFEIENILKSVSFEFHVQEPFFSQLNDGLKTIEGRIKSGNLILFNKSVVFEVQGVRRYPTFFAMLEAESLGKVLPGVESSEEGVKVYRRFYTEEKEQANGVLAIVVSKFTPQPYDSLARLFCELSYEGVQSLLGLMHTTGTIPNALPPPISTLLASFNLPCNPNENGLTDGARALAKHACRSSSGYWGSLNGNDSNKNRLAMDVINRLISHCCWLNVYTVPPHGVVFEIRVANGYGARWTEDGSKVCGYPLNSGIYLLPLQVYACLLDF is encoded by the exons ATGGAAAACAGAGGTAGTGATGACGATGAAAATGGTAATGGGTGTCCGTGTCCGGTGAAGCTGTGTGATTGTTTAGAGGAACTTGTGAGGTTCACTCTGAACTCTAACTCTCACCATCTCAATCTTTCTTCCCAGTTTTTCTCCAACCTTCTCAAAGATGACGCAACGCACCCATCTTCTTCACACTCACTATCACAACCAAACG ATTCTTTGGAAGGAGTGCCACCCTATCCCTTATACAAGCGCTTTTCTTCAGCTCTGTTGAAGTGTATGGATTCTGAAACATTTTGTAGGACAGGCGCCAATTTAGCCATGACCGATGAATTTGAAGATTCTTCCATGCAGCAGAAGCGTAATGAGTGGCACAGATTGATTGTGGAGAAGGGGTTTGAAATAGAGAAT ATTTTGAAGAGTGTTTCCTTTGAATTCCATGTCCAAGAGCCTTTCTTTTCACAGCTAAATG ATGGCCTAAAAACAATTGAAGGGAG GATCAAATCAGGAAATCTAATTCTCTTTAATAAGTCGGTGGTGTTTGAAGTTCAG GGAGTAAGACGGTATCCTACATTCTTTGCCATGTTGGAGGCAGAAAGCCTTGGAAAAGTTCTTCCTGGAGTTGAAAGTAGTGAAGAAG GTGTAAAAGTCTACCGGAGATTTTACACAGAGGAGAAGGAACAAGCAAATGGTGTCCTTGCAATCGTTGTTTCAAAATTCACCCCTCAACCATACGATTCTTTGGCTAGATTATTCTGT gaattgAGCTATGAGGGTGTTCAAAGCCTTCTAGGTCTCATGCATACCACAGGGACAATTCCTAATGCACTTCCTCCACCAATATCAACTCTATTAGCATCATTTAATTTGCCATGCAATCCAAAT GAAAATGGCTTGACTGATGGAGCTCGTGCATTGGCCAAGCATGCTTGTAGGAGTAGCAGTGGTTATTGGGGTTCTCTGAATGGAAAtg ATTCTAATAAAAATAGGCTTGCAATGGATGTTATTAACCGCCTAATATCACATTGTTGTTGGCTGAATGTGTATACTGTTCCACCACATGGAGTTGTCTTTGAAATAAGGGTTGCTAATGGATATGGTGCACGCTGGACAGAAGATGGAAGTAAGGTGTGTGGATACCCACTAAATTCTGGTATTTATCTGCTTCCATTACAGGTTTATGCATG TTTATTGGATTTTTAG
- the LOC114385744 gene encoding uncharacterized protein LOC114385744 isoform X4 — protein MENRGSDDDENGNGCPCPVKLCDCLEELVRFTLNSNSHHLNLSSQFFSNLLKDDATHPSSSHSLSQPNDSLEGVPPYPLYKRFSSALLKCMDSETFCRTGANLAMTDEFEDSSMQQKRNEWHRLIVEKGFEIENILKSVSFEFHVQEPFFSQLNDGLKTIEGRCATGKYNRIKSGNLILFNKSVVFEVQGVRRYPTFFAMLEAESLGKVLPGVESSEEGVKVYRRFYTEEKEQANGVLAIVVSKFTPQPYDSLARLFCELSYEGVQSLLGLMHTTGTIPNALPPPISTLLASFNLPCNPNENGLTDGARALAKHACRSSSGYWGSLNGNVVFEIRVANGYGARWTEDGSKVCGYPLNSGIYLLPLQVYACLLDF, from the exons ATGGAAAACAGAGGTAGTGATGACGATGAAAATGGTAATGGGTGTCCGTGTCCGGTGAAGCTGTGTGATTGTTTAGAGGAACTTGTGAGGTTCACTCTGAACTCTAACTCTCACCATCTCAATCTTTCTTCCCAGTTTTTCTCCAACCTTCTCAAAGATGACGCAACGCACCCATCTTCTTCACACTCACTATCACAACCAAACG ATTCTTTGGAAGGAGTGCCACCCTATCCCTTATACAAGCGCTTTTCTTCAGCTCTGTTGAAGTGTATGGATTCTGAAACATTTTGTAGGACAGGCGCCAATTTAGCCATGACCGATGAATTTGAAGATTCTTCCATGCAGCAGAAGCGTAATGAGTGGCACAGATTGATTGTGGAGAAGGGGTTTGAAATAGAGAAT ATTTTGAAGAGTGTTTCCTTTGAATTCCATGTCCAAGAGCCTTTCTTTTCACAGCTAAATG ATGGCCTAAAAACAATTGAAGGGAGGTGTGCCACTGGGAAATACAAtag GATCAAATCAGGAAATCTAATTCTCTTTAATAAGTCGGTGGTGTTTGAAGTTCAG GGAGTAAGACGGTATCCTACATTCTTTGCCATGTTGGAGGCAGAAAGCCTTGGAAAAGTTCTTCCTGGAGTTGAAAGTAGTGAAGAAG GTGTAAAAGTCTACCGGAGATTTTACACAGAGGAGAAGGAACAAGCAAATGGTGTCCTTGCAATCGTTGTTTCAAAATTCACCCCTCAACCATACGATTCTTTGGCTAGATTATTCTGT gaattgAGCTATGAGGGTGTTCAAAGCCTTCTAGGTCTCATGCATACCACAGGGACAATTCCTAATGCACTTCCTCCACCAATATCAACTCTATTAGCATCATTTAATTTGCCATGCAATCCAAAT GAAAATGGCTTGACTGATGGAGCTCGTGCATTGGCCAAGCATGCTTGTAGGAGTAGCAGTGGTTATTGGGGTTCTCTGAATGGAAAtg TTGTCTTTGAAATAAGGGTTGCTAATGGATATGGTGCACGCTGGACAGAAGATGGAAGTAAGGTGTGTGGATACCCACTAAATTCTGGTATTTATCTGCTTCCATTACAGGTTTATGCATG TTTATTGGATTTTTAG
- the LOC114385744 gene encoding uncharacterized protein LOC114385744 isoform X2: MENRGSDDDENGNGCPCPVKLCDCLEELVRFTLNSNSHHLNLSSQFFSNLLKDDATHPSSSHSLSQPNDSLEGVPPYPLYKRFSSALLKCMDSETFCRTGANLAMTDEFEDSSMQQKRNEWHRLIVEKGFEIENILKSVSFEFHVQEPFFSQLNDGLKTIEGRCATGKYNRIKSGNLILFNKSVVFEVQGVRRYPTFFAMLEAESLGKVLPGVESSEEGVKVYRRFYTEEKEQANGVLAIVVSKFTPQPYDSLARLFCELSYEGVQSLLGLMHTTGTIPNALPPPISTLLASFNLPCNPNENGLTDGARALAKHACRSSSGYWGSLNGNDSNKNRLAMDVINRLISHCCWLNVYTVPPHGVVFEIRVANGYGARWTEDGSKFIGFLEPYMQDGHSKRWKH; this comes from the exons ATGGAAAACAGAGGTAGTGATGACGATGAAAATGGTAATGGGTGTCCGTGTCCGGTGAAGCTGTGTGATTGTTTAGAGGAACTTGTGAGGTTCACTCTGAACTCTAACTCTCACCATCTCAATCTTTCTTCCCAGTTTTTCTCCAACCTTCTCAAAGATGACGCAACGCACCCATCTTCTTCACACTCACTATCACAACCAAACG ATTCTTTGGAAGGAGTGCCACCCTATCCCTTATACAAGCGCTTTTCTTCAGCTCTGTTGAAGTGTATGGATTCTGAAACATTTTGTAGGACAGGCGCCAATTTAGCCATGACCGATGAATTTGAAGATTCTTCCATGCAGCAGAAGCGTAATGAGTGGCACAGATTGATTGTGGAGAAGGGGTTTGAAATAGAGAAT ATTTTGAAGAGTGTTTCCTTTGAATTCCATGTCCAAGAGCCTTTCTTTTCACAGCTAAATG ATGGCCTAAAAACAATTGAAGGGAGGTGTGCCACTGGGAAATACAAtag GATCAAATCAGGAAATCTAATTCTCTTTAATAAGTCGGTGGTGTTTGAAGTTCAG GGAGTAAGACGGTATCCTACATTCTTTGCCATGTTGGAGGCAGAAAGCCTTGGAAAAGTTCTTCCTGGAGTTGAAAGTAGTGAAGAAG GTGTAAAAGTCTACCGGAGATTTTACACAGAGGAGAAGGAACAAGCAAATGGTGTCCTTGCAATCGTTGTTTCAAAATTCACCCCTCAACCATACGATTCTTTGGCTAGATTATTCTGT gaattgAGCTATGAGGGTGTTCAAAGCCTTCTAGGTCTCATGCATACCACAGGGACAATTCCTAATGCACTTCCTCCACCAATATCAACTCTATTAGCATCATTTAATTTGCCATGCAATCCAAAT GAAAATGGCTTGACTGATGGAGCTCGTGCATTGGCCAAGCATGCTTGTAGGAGTAGCAGTGGTTATTGGGGTTCTCTGAATGGAAAtg ATTCTAATAAAAATAGGCTTGCAATGGATGTTATTAACCGCCTAATATCACATTGTTGTTGGCTGAATGTGTATACTGTTCCACCACATGGAGTTGTCTTTGAAATAAGGGTTGCTAATGGATATGGTGCACGCTGGACAGAAGATGGAAGTAAG TTTATTGGATTTTTAGAACCCTACATGCAAGATGGGCACTCAAAGCGATGGAAGCACTAG
- the LOC114385744 gene encoding uncharacterized protein LOC114385744 isoform X1: MENRGSDDDENGNGCPCPVKLCDCLEELVRFTLNSNSHHLNLSSQFFSNLLKDDATHPSSSHSLSQPNDSLEGVPPYPLYKRFSSALLKCMDSETFCRTGANLAMTDEFEDSSMQQKRNEWHRLIVEKGFEIENILKSVSFEFHVQEPFFSQLNDGLKTIEGRCATGKYNRIKSGNLILFNKSVVFEVQGVRRYPTFFAMLEAESLGKVLPGVESSEEGVKVYRRFYTEEKEQANGVLAIVVSKFTPQPYDSLARLFCELSYEGVQSLLGLMHTTGTIPNALPPPISTLLASFNLPCNPNENGLTDGARALAKHACRSSSGYWGSLNGNDSNKNRLAMDVINRLISHCCWLNVYTVPPHGVVFEIRVANGYGARWTEDGSKVCGYPLNSGIYLLPLQVYACLLDF, translated from the exons ATGGAAAACAGAGGTAGTGATGACGATGAAAATGGTAATGGGTGTCCGTGTCCGGTGAAGCTGTGTGATTGTTTAGAGGAACTTGTGAGGTTCACTCTGAACTCTAACTCTCACCATCTCAATCTTTCTTCCCAGTTTTTCTCCAACCTTCTCAAAGATGACGCAACGCACCCATCTTCTTCACACTCACTATCACAACCAAACG ATTCTTTGGAAGGAGTGCCACCCTATCCCTTATACAAGCGCTTTTCTTCAGCTCTGTTGAAGTGTATGGATTCTGAAACATTTTGTAGGACAGGCGCCAATTTAGCCATGACCGATGAATTTGAAGATTCTTCCATGCAGCAGAAGCGTAATGAGTGGCACAGATTGATTGTGGAGAAGGGGTTTGAAATAGAGAAT ATTTTGAAGAGTGTTTCCTTTGAATTCCATGTCCAAGAGCCTTTCTTTTCACAGCTAAATG ATGGCCTAAAAACAATTGAAGGGAGGTGTGCCACTGGGAAATACAAtag GATCAAATCAGGAAATCTAATTCTCTTTAATAAGTCGGTGGTGTTTGAAGTTCAG GGAGTAAGACGGTATCCTACATTCTTTGCCATGTTGGAGGCAGAAAGCCTTGGAAAAGTTCTTCCTGGAGTTGAAAGTAGTGAAGAAG GTGTAAAAGTCTACCGGAGATTTTACACAGAGGAGAAGGAACAAGCAAATGGTGTCCTTGCAATCGTTGTTTCAAAATTCACCCCTCAACCATACGATTCTTTGGCTAGATTATTCTGT gaattgAGCTATGAGGGTGTTCAAAGCCTTCTAGGTCTCATGCATACCACAGGGACAATTCCTAATGCACTTCCTCCACCAATATCAACTCTATTAGCATCATTTAATTTGCCATGCAATCCAAAT GAAAATGGCTTGACTGATGGAGCTCGTGCATTGGCCAAGCATGCTTGTAGGAGTAGCAGTGGTTATTGGGGTTCTCTGAATGGAAAtg ATTCTAATAAAAATAGGCTTGCAATGGATGTTATTAACCGCCTAATATCACATTGTTGTTGGCTGAATGTGTATACTGTTCCACCACATGGAGTTGTCTTTGAAATAAGGGTTGCTAATGGATATGGTGCACGCTGGACAGAAGATGGAAGTAAGGTGTGTGGATACCCACTAAATTCTGGTATTTATCTGCTTCCATTACAGGTTTATGCATG TTTATTGGATTTTTAG